The following are encoded together in the uncultured Litoreibacter sp. genome:
- a CDS encoding DnaA N-terminal domain-containing protein produces the protein MLSTKAVGRQAAARKYDILTALATYALARGKHDHRLVLRLISLITARYNWARDELAVGQREIARMWSVDERTVKREMAKFRALGWLVVKRQGARGRVTEYSIDFDSILAQTSDDWSKVGPDFDLRLRGPQEAEQAQIVPLRPNGVVPTPSVTDGTDWSLAQGLLHSEDPATYGSWFHALQAGDRAGGRLTLKAPSRFHAAYVQSHLADRVLRACQSIDGTVSEVVIVD, from the coding sequence ATGCTTTCAACCAAAGCCGTGGGGCGTCAGGCCGCCGCGCGGAAATATGACATTCTCACAGCCCTTGCGACCTACGCGCTTGCGCGGGGCAAGCATGACCACCGGCTGGTGCTGCGGCTGATCTCGCTGATCACGGCGCGCTACAATTGGGCGCGCGACGAGCTGGCGGTCGGGCAACGGGAAATTGCCAGGATGTGGTCTGTGGATGAGCGCACCGTTAAGCGCGAAATGGCCAAGTTCCGTGCATTGGGGTGGCTGGTCGTCAAACGCCAGGGCGCGCGGGGCAGGGTGACCGAATACAGCATCGATTTCGACTCTATTCTTGCCCAAACAAGCGATGACTGGTCCAAGGTCGGCCCCGATTTCGACCTGCGTTTGCGCGGCCCGCAAGAAGCGGAACAGGCCCAGATTGTCCCGCTGCGGCCCAACGGGGTGGTGCCCACCCCATCGGTGACCGACGGCACGGATTGGTCGCTGGCCCAAGGGCTGTTGCATTCGGAAGATCCCGCGACCTATGGCAGCTGGTTCCATGCGCTGCAGGCAGGCGACAGGGCAGGGGGTCGGTTGACATTGAAAGCGCCCAGCCGGTTCCACGCGGCCTATGTGCAATCGCATCTGGCCGACCGGGTGCTGCGCGCTTGCCAAAGCATTGACGGCACGGTGTCCGAGGTGGTGATTGTCGACTGA
- the tssI gene encoding type VI secretion system Vgr family protein: MNAIFSQDARLGQLTTVLGKDVLVLLRFTGTDYVNDLFEYTVDCLSTQQNIDFDQIIGTHASVQINSQNNGPRHFDGIVTQAIWSGAGENGHKYQLTLRPWFWLAGRRRNQRIFHNMTVVQIIEKLLQPYAALGDPALQVDLVEDYRVLEYTVQYRESDMEFAMRLMERFGISYHFRHAHGSHTLVLTDAVDSHDMVAGSSRVYKPYDGHHNTENEHFWGWFPERRLTTGAMRLTDYNFKTPNAAMEVDRTGDAKYEQGQIESYDYPGDYLEQGVGKDVVGLRTLAERGQDRRHRAVGDCTSLGAGMRLSLTGDHVDGVKGADYLCLTASHSYVSDAYGTMDSEAQKQGSDGYAYTGAYVLMPVTAPLAPERKTRIPVVQGPQTAVVVGEGEIDCDEYGRILVHFHWDLDAAYSMRCRVSQNWASKGWGGMIIPRIGMEVMVEFLEGDPDKPIVTGCVYNGQNDAPYELPKHKTKSVFRSDTHKGTGYNEITFEDERNEEEIYVHGQKDQNIHIENHRAKRIDRSQSESVGNHKTIEVARHHKEAIGGNMRLVVGAAKNGQFGARSLLGETSPLAYKDSFLRKTPYQMDRLLDADATRGNMEVIVSGNNTLSVAQTMTEKIGKARISSVYGMRQDYTKGTLTEHVDGNRIAQVGKAVRLQAGTDITFQVGAASIMMSSDGKVRISGSDIEVLGSSSIVMKAPRIDLN; encoded by the coding sequence GCGCGGTTGGGGCAGCTGACCACGGTGTTGGGCAAGGACGTCCTTGTGCTGCTGCGCTTCACCGGCACCGACTATGTCAACGACCTGTTTGAGTACACGGTCGACTGCCTGTCGACCCAGCAAAACATCGACTTTGACCAGATCATCGGCACCCATGCGTCGGTGCAGATCAACAGCCAGAACAACGGGCCGCGCCATTTTGACGGTATCGTCACCCAGGCCATCTGGTCGGGCGCGGGCGAAAACGGCCACAAGTATCAGCTGACCCTGCGGCCGTGGTTCTGGCTGGCCGGTCGTCGCCGCAACCAGCGCATTTTCCACAACATGACCGTGGTGCAGATCATCGAAAAGCTGCTGCAGCCCTACGCCGCGCTGGGCGACCCTGCCCTGCAGGTCGACCTGGTGGAAGATTACCGGGTGCTGGAATACACCGTGCAATACCGCGAAAGCGACATGGAATTTGCCATGCGCCTGATGGAGCGGTTCGGCATCTCCTACCATTTCCGCCATGCCCATGGCAGCCACACATTGGTGCTGACCGACGCGGTCGACAGCCATGACATGGTGGCGGGCAGCAGCCGCGTTTACAAACCCTATGACGGGCATCACAACACCGAAAACGAGCACTTCTGGGGCTGGTTCCCCGAACGCCGCCTGACCACCGGCGCGATGCGGCTGACCGATTACAACTTCAAGACCCCCAACGCCGCCATGGAGGTGGACCGCACGGGCGACGCCAAATACGAGCAGGGGCAGATCGAAAGCTACGACTACCCCGGCGACTATCTGGAGCAGGGCGTGGGCAAGGACGTGGTCGGGCTGCGCACCCTGGCCGAGCGCGGCCAGGACCGCCGGCACCGCGCGGTGGGGGATTGCACCTCGCTGGGCGCGGGCATGCGGCTGAGCCTGACCGGCGATCATGTCGACGGGGTGAAGGGCGCCGATTACCTGTGCCTGACCGCGTCGCATAGCTACGTCTCTGACGCCTACGGCACGATGGACAGCGAGGCGCAGAAGCAGGGATCGGACGGCTACGCCTATACGGGCGCTTATGTGCTGATGCCGGTCACCGCCCCGCTGGCCCCCGAACGCAAAACCCGCATCCCGGTGGTGCAGGGCCCGCAAACCGCGGTTGTCGTGGGCGAGGGAGAGATCGACTGCGACGAATACGGCCGCATCCTAGTGCATTTCCACTGGGATCTGGACGCCGCCTATTCCATGCGCTGTCGGGTGTCGCAGAACTGGGCGTCCAAGGGCTGGGGCGGCATGATCATCCCGCGCATCGGCATGGAGGTGATGGTGGAATTTCTGGAGGGCGACCCCGACAAACCCATCGTCACCGGCTGCGTCTATAACGGCCAGAACGACGCCCCCTACGAGCTGCCAAAGCACAAAACCAAATCGGTGTTTCGCAGCGACACCCACAAGGGCACCGGCTATAACGAGATCACCTTCGAGGATGAACGCAACGAGGAAGAGATCTACGTTCACGGCCAGAAGGACCAGAACATCCACATCGAAAACCACCGGGCGAAACGCATCGACCGCTCGCAGTCGGAATCGGTCGGCAACCACAAAACCATCGAGGTCGCCCGCCACCACAAAGAGGCCATCGGCGGGAATATGCGGCTGGTGGTCGGGGCCGCCAAAAACGGCCAGTTCGGCGCGCGCAGCCTGCTGGGGGAAACCTCCCCCCTCGCCTACAAGGACAGCTTCCTGCGCAAGACGCCCTACCAGATGGACCGGCTGCTGGATGCCGACGCCACGCGCGGCAACATGGAAGTCATCGTCAGCGGCAACAACACGCTTAGCGTGGCGCAGACCATGACCGAAAAGATCGGCAAGGCGCGCATTTCGTCGGTCTACGGGATGCGGCAGGATTACACCAAGGGCACGCTGACCGAGCATGTCGACGGCAACAGGATCGCGCAGGTCGGCAAGGCCGTCAGGCTGCAGGCGGGCACCGACATCACCTTCCAGGTGGGCGCGGCCAGCATCATGATGTCATCTGATGGCAAGGTGCGGATCTCCGGCTCTGATATCGAGGTGCTGGGCAGCTCGTCCATCGTGATGAAGGCCCCAAGGATTGACCTGAACTGA